The following nucleotide sequence is from Zea mays cultivar B73 chromosome 1, Zm-B73-REFERENCE-NAM-5.0, whole genome shotgun sequence.
AGGAGATCGGCGTCACCAAGGGCGTCTTCAAGGTTTGGATGCACAACAACAAGCACAACTTCGTCGGTGGCCACAGCGCGCGCCGCAGCGCCTCAGCGTCTGCTGCCACGGCCATCCACCATCCGTTCATCGACGCTGCCCCCGTCTGCCCTTCCTCCCACGCCGCCCCAGCACCAGCCGCCGCTGTGCACCTTTCCGCCCCAGCGCCAGCCGCCTCCCCGGCCACGCCTGTCCTCGCTGACTCCAACATCAACGGCAACGCTGCCGACTACTTCCGTGTCCAACCTTCCACGGCGAGTGGCGGCTCGCCGCAGTCGTCCTAGTCAAGTTAGTGCTAATCAGCCATGGTTATTTGTAGAGCTTCGTGTCTAATTAACCAACCCTAATGGAGCGAGCAATGGTGGGATGCATGGGACTATCGAATATGGAAGCGCTAGTGAGAAGGCTGCTGCTGGTCTTTGTTAATGGTGGAGCCCAAAGAAGGATCTTAAAAAATCGTGGGGTTTTGGGATCTGATGATGTAATGATTCAGGATTAGCGCTTATGGTACTAGTAGACTGTTAGTGTAGCAATTTGTTCCTGAACTGTACTTGGATAATGACCGGGTGGATCCGTTGTGCTTTGTCTTCGTCTAGGATATCATGTTGTTCCATATAAAAATGCCATCTGTCTACTGTTGGTTTGGCTTTAATACATATCGACTTTTACTTTTActatttttatattatttttgTCTAGATAAATTATAGCTGTAATAGTCTAAACAACTAGCTTTGATTATAGATGTCCAAATGAGCGAGCCGTACCGGTCTGGACCGAGCACGGCTAGGTTCGGCACGGATTAGGACTGTGCCGGCCCAGCCCGGATTAACTAGTGGGTCGTGTCGTGCCGGCCCACGGGCCCCAAACGAGGTCCAAGCACGACCCGCTAGGTTAATAATCGTATCGGGCTGGCCCACGGCCCGATGGATCTAACGGATCCATAACAATATATGACgtttaaatgataaaaatattCTAAAAGTATGTATTTTTTAGAGTTTAAACAATATTTATTAGCTCTAAACATTTATTTACACCCACATAACCAACAAAAATACATGTTTCTtgtgttttatactctatatttaactataatatatgtatttatatgaaaaaatagaaaaaaataaaatCGAGCCGTGCTGGGCCTAGTCCGTCGTGCCACGCCTTCGGTCCAGGTACGGCCTGGTgaccgggccggcccgggcccggttCACTACGTGCCATGCCGGGTTCGTGACGGGCCAAACCCGTGCCGGGTTTCGGGCCACCTGGCAAGCCCGgtccgtttggacatctataactTTGATCGACTCAAACAACTGCGTAAATGCTCTGGACTATTTTGATGGTTTCCTTTCTAGCGGTAGACATGGCAGGGTACTCACGACTCAGACAGTCGACAACCGATAGATATTTACTCTATTACGGTATGTATATGAATTAAATGTTCTACCCATAAGTTGCTTATTAGGTAAAAACCTTCATTTAATAGATAAACGAGTATTAAAACGTTCGGCCCTCACTCAGATCTGTTAACCTATAGGTATAAAATATCCGGTATAAAATTAGCCTAAAAGCATGAACTTGAGCTCCAGTCAGGCAGTCATCTATCTCTTTTgactatttaacaaccttttagaCGATAATATCATAAAAGACTTAACAACTATTTGATGACCATATAATAAAACATGTAATGTGTTATATATGATATTATCCTAGTGTTGCTACTTTATCCAATCATCTATGGTGTTCTTGAATAGATGATGATATaatgctagaaattttgtaatggaATTTATTGATATTTGTATAATGTAGATGATTAATCTTTATAGATGAGTGACCTGATGAGTGGGTATGGATATGGAGATAAATCTATATCTAAGAGAGGATATGACGGACCCGATAGTGTTATTTTTCCACGTGATTATGTGTATAATATAATAATATCCAATGTATATTTACTTATTGCCATATCTAAACAAGAGTAAATTGTTTTGTCGGAACTGCCAACAGCATGTAGGAGAAATTGATGGGCAAATGGCAAGCTGCTAGTTTGAATTTGTAGTACAGCAACAACGATGCAGGGAAGTACGCAACAGAATAAATACGGGTTGGTGCACTAGTCTGAACAGTAGCTACAGTATCAATGCTAGCCCGAACCTGTGCTCATACACATCGGGAACCCATTGCTCCTCGCACATGCAGTGGGGGCACTGTACAGTGTGCTATTTTTTTTACTATGCACAGCTAAACTAATTATCCATACGTACTTCTCAGAAGGTCCAAATGTTTCGTGAGTTAATTGGCTGTCCTTTCAGTGATAGTCGAAGGTGCTATTTTTCCATCGACGGCAAAACATCTGTGCTGGTCCCACGAATTTACCAGTCTAGTGTTCAAATATTTCTATAAACCCTATTATACGTAACTATAAGCATCTCCAAGAGTGTTTCTAAAATTTACCCTCTAAATTATTATTCCGAGAGTTATTTATATAAAAACCATTTTTCGATATCTTTTTAATCTCCAACAGTTGTCTATATTTTGTTTCCACACTCTAGAGATTCGTTCATGTTTTCTGTTTTAGCTAGCGAGAAACCCGGAATAGAAGATGATTATATTTAGATAACCATTTAACTAATTTGTTGGAGGGTATTTGTTTTAAAAAATCTAATTTATATCGGTTAAAAAAAATACAGAGAGAGTCTAATTATTCATAGGGCTAGGGCACAAGACATGGCTGTTGACATTTGGCAACGCTGAACCTCATCCTGACAAGAATTGACGAGGCATGAGCAACAATACGACGATAAGCTGGCCTCTGCTGAATCCGATTGTGAAATGTCCTGCGCTTTTTGTTGGGCAGTCGGCTACAGCCCACAGGCAGCGCAGTGGGGGTCCGGTCTGGGGTCAAGCGGACGACGCCTCTGCTCTTGTCGCACTCCTTGAATTGAATTGAAGGCGCTGGCCGATCCTGTCGCAGCGGCGACGAAAAGAAGAGGCGCTGCTCACGCGCCCCGTCGCTGGGAGCCGCTTCGGCTGCTGGGTGAACGGAACGCCTGTCAAAGCTGCACTTTGTTTCTTTTGTGTGGAAATACGGTCACctatgtattttgatgatttaaaTTTTTTCCATAAAGAAGTTATGAAACAATCATAGTAAAGAACATGTAGGATTGTGAGTGAATAGTGATTACCTGACCAGACATTCATGAGTTTACACTCACCTGTTCTCCTCTGTCCAATAACAACATCTTCAGTCATCTAATTAAAGAGTATTCTTTATGTTTTAATTTATAGATCGACTCCTATagacatattttattatacatacatacatatCATATATTTAAATATATCATAAATATATTAAAAATTAAAACTATCTAGAATATTGTTTAGGATAGAGGGGGATATAATGCTTCTACAGGCTAGACAATCACAGTCACAGCCAGTGAAAACTGACAGACAACTCCATGACCCGCTTTATCTTTTTGTTTTTTTATCCTTCTCAACAATGGCTCTGCAATTCTCCACCAGAGTTGGCTGCTGGTTACTAACGTACTATAGCTAGCCACAGTGAAAACTGACAGGCAACACATGACCCGCTCTATCTTTTTGTTTGGCTCTGCCACAAGATAGCTTCGTGGGGCTTGCACTGGATGTGCTCATAGGTGCCCCTGCAACGTAAGGATGCATATGACCTTGTTATGGAGGCTTCACTCCACTTGATGTATTTAGTCACGGAGTTTTTTTTTTCGGGTTTATGGGTGGCGATCTAGTCTAAAGATTG
It contains:
- the LOC103643270 gene encoding uncharacterized protein isoform X1, which codes for MGSSAAWSFRSRVVVGYLLRSTLEKRVSPAVTIDGLRERNSLPELLCMVRRRTGECKLMNVWSAEAAPSDGAREQRLFFSSPLRQDRPAPSIQFKECDKSRGVVRLTPDRTPTALPVGCSRLPNKKRRTFHNRIQQRPAYRRIVAHASSILVRMRFSVAKCQQPCLVP
- the LOC103643270 gene encoding uncharacterized protein isoform X2 → MGSSAAWSFRSRVVVGYLLRSTLEKRVSPAVTIDGLRERNSLPELLCMVRRRTGECKLMNVWSGDRISTQKKQSAALTGVPFTQQPKRLPATGRVSSASSFRRRCDRIGQRLQFNSRSATRAEASSA